The genomic interval GGGAAGGTAAACATGTCTGTTAGCATGTAAAAGTAAGCCTGTAGGTTGAATTAAGAGAACTGTCTGAGCTGTTCTTTAACTTTGAATGCTACAATAACCCACATCTGGAGATAGATGGTTTTCACTTGACCGTGACGTTAAATGCACTTatggaaaaatgtacatatCATCTGtatgtacatatatacagtggggcaaaaaagtatttagtcagccaccaattgtgcaagttctcccatttaaaaagatgagagaggcctgtaattttcatcataggtatacctcaactatgagagacaaaatgggggaaaaaatccaggaaatcacattgtaggatttttaatgaattaattggtaaattcctcggtaaaataagtatttggtcacctacaaacaagcaagatttctggctctcacagacctgtaacttcttctttaagaggctcctctgtcctccactcgttacctgtattaatggcacctttttgaacttgttatcagcaTAAAAGatacctgtccacaacctcaaacagtcatattccaaactccactatggccaagaccaaagagctgtcaaaggagaccagagacaaaattgtagacctgcaccaggctgggaaaactgaatctgcaataggtaagcagcttggtgtgaagaaatcaactgtgggagcaattattagaaaatggaagacatacaagaccactgctaatctccctggatctggggctccacgcaagatctcaccccgtggggtcaaaatgatcacaagaacggtgagcaaaaatcccagaaccacacggggggacctagtgaatgacctgcagagagctgggaccaaagtaacagaggctaccatcagtaacacactacgccgccagggacttaaatcctgcagttccagacgtgtccccctgcttaagccagtacatgtccaggcccgtctgaagtttgctagtgggcatttggatgatccagaagaggattgggagaatgtcatatggtcagatgaaaccaaaatagaactttttggtaaaaactcaactcatcgtggttggaggagaaagaatgcagagttgcatccaaagaacaccatacctactgtgaagcatgggggtggaaacatcatgctttggggctgtttttctgcaaagggaccaggacaactgatccgtgtaaaggaaagaatgaatggggccatgtatcgtgaaattttgagtgaaaacctccttccatcagcaagggcactgaagatgaagcgtggctgggtctttcagcatgaccatgatcccaaacacaccgccagggcaacgaaggagtggcttcgtaagaagcatttcaaggtcctggagtggcctagccagtctccagatctcaaccccatagaaaatctttggagggagttgaaagtccgtgttgcccagcgacagccccaaaacatcactgctttagaggagatctgcatggaggaatgggccaaaataccagcaacagtgtgtgaaaaccttgtgaagacttacagaaaatgtttgacctctgtcattgccaacaaagggtatataacaaagtattgagatgaacttttgttattgaccaaatacttattttccacaatcatttgaaaataaattctttaaaaatcctacaatgtgattttctggattttcttttctcattctgtctctcatagttgaggtatacctatgataaaaattacaggcctctctcatctttttaaatgggagaacttgcacaattggtggctgactaaatacttttttgccccactgtatgctCACTCACATACAGCACAGCTATTAGCTGAGGATCGATGTGTCATGCTTGATTCCTCTTGTTACACTAAATTACACCATGATTTTGGGGCAATGTGAGCAGGAAACGGgagagatttaaaaacaacattaggCAAACACCATGAGTGTTGTGTGCTGATGACTGTTTGGTTTACATTAGCTTCTCTTACTGTAATACATCATTCTTTAAAACTGCATTAGCACATGTGCTGGCTACTGAATCCATTGTTGTGAGGCTTTGAATAGCCAGTCCAAACATCCTCTTCTTTATTATTCTGGTTTgatttgtcattattatttctGCAGTTGCTCAACAATGCATCCATTCAAAGAGGAATACCTTGCTATTCTCCTGCTTTACAAAAGGcctgcgtgtgtgcgtgcgtgcgtgtgtgtgtgtgtgtgtaaggagaatTGATGTGCATAAATATCCAGCGTCAGAGGAGAGATATATTACCTTTATCTAACAGAAGACGGGGAGTGTACCTGTGTGGAGGCTTTCAGGTCAGATAATCCCTCTCTGCTGAACTCAAACAGCTTTAAATGTCATCTACAAAGTGGAGCGTTTTGTTTAGAccgtctgtttctgtttttgtgcaaaTGTTTTCTTGAATATTTCTCCCAGctttactttgaaatgattcCCAGCAGCTTCACATATGATGATGACATCCTTTCTTTAATAAGCCTCATGTAGTGCTGCAGATGATTGAATATAGCAGGGGTATTCAAATTGGCATATAAACTCTTTTGAGGTTTTGAAAAAGCCTGTTAGCCACTCAAAAATCCCAGATGAAGGCTtggaaaatgtcctttttagATTTAATCACTTTCATTTGCCCTGAATAAATGATCTTGGTGTCAAACCATACATTTCTGACCACGTAGAAACCAATTAGaactaaaatagaaaatgtgccAATGCAATCATGGTGTAGGCTAACTAATCATGCTAACATAGAAAATAGTATTAGTGCGGTTGAGTTTCCCGAATGCTTTCTAAGAAGCCCCACGTTTTAACATTTTAGAGATAAATTACACAGAAATCTCATTAGAGGAATCATAATAGTACATTTATCACAGAAACTGATCCAGTGGTTTAAGTTCTGTGGTAGAATACAGTTTCCTCTTTAAGATTAAACTGGCTTTTTTTGAATGAACTTAGATATCTTGGACTTTTTAAAGATCCACTTCTTACATTTATTCCTCTCTGTGTAGAGTCGCTCAGACACCCGTCTCAGTCCAGCTGTGAGGTTACCTCAGCACAACTAACAgaacataaataacaacaacacactgacaGTTTTATCATCATTAGTCTCTGGGTATTCATCCATCTGAAGGAGGGGGTGAGTGACGAGTGAACGGTCTATATCTGGAGGCGTCCTGCTGTGAAATGCATGCTGGTGATGTGCAGGATGTGCAGAGGGGCTCAGCGCTGCCGGGAGAAGAGGTTCCTAAGGGCGTTGTTGTAGTTCTTATTAAAGGCCGTGTATATGAGTGGGTTGAAGAAGGAGTTGGAGTAGCCCAGCCACAGGAAGATGCTCTTCCAGACGGGCGGGATGTCGCAGGAGCACAGCGGCACGATGAGCTCCGTGATGAAGAAGGGGATCCAGCAAAGTACAAAGACGCCGATCAAAATGCCCACCATCAGCGCCGcctttttctccttctgctCGCGCCACGTGTCGCCGTCCGTTTGGAAGGTCACGGTGGCGTGGCGCACGGTAAACACCATCTGCGGCTGGTGTCCCTCATCCTTCAcctggggggggaggggggggggggtcagaaaATGAAGTTCATTGATTCAATAATCAATCAGACACCTTTGTAAGAGAGAGAAGAGCAATATCTTTCTCAATAAAGAAGCTGAATAGAAGTGTGAATCAGCAAGTGGATCAAGAAGCAAAGTCTTTCATTtctgccccacacacacacacacacacacacacacacacacacacacacacacacacacacacacacacacacacacacacacacacacacacacacacacacacacacacacacacacacacacgacacacacaagCTGTGTCTTAATCTGCATTTTCCAGCAGCCCATTTTTGCcatttcacaaacacattttctcccagaaagaaaatgtcaacGTTAATCTGCCGACTGCCTTCTCACTCATTTGCTGCAGAGAACAGCTCAAGGCCGGCTCTATTTTCTCTTATCAGGTGAAGTTTCCCAGGTCATTCCGGCAGCCTGACTACTTTTTATGAAGACGAAGCATCCGTCTAAATGTGTCGGAAAAGGGAAGTGCACAGACTAACACTTTAAACTTGCGCGTTCTGTGCAACGGACGGAAGACTTGTTCACTCTGCAGTTTAGATGAATCAATACGGGTCCGCAGGGCCTTAAACTGATAAGACGAACGAACCAGGTCCATTTACAGCAGAGGTTAAGAGCAAAGTGCTGTTGGGATGGAGGTCTGGATTGTTAAAGATACTTCTACTCCAAATGGTGCAGAAGCTAAACTGTAGATCCTCATCctcacataaatacacaaacgCCATCTGGTTGATATTGGAGTGAAGAAGATATCCCCAACATCTGgaaactgtacatttaaatCAGCTATTGAGGAGCTAAGAGTGAGATTCAACCTTAGATTACTTGTTTCCTGTCAATACATGTAAGGAAAGCTTCctacggaggccgacaggtgcaaacgcgctgCAGATTAAAGACTTCATGTGCATTTGtttctgcacatttctgtttttaaatatgcatcGTTTCTGATTCTGCACCGCGTATCTCCAAATGGAAATGCTTTGGGTCGTTGTTTGCCAAGTTGGTGCTAACGTTGCTAGCCAGCTCACAACTTTTTTTAGGAGCTGTGAGGTTGAGTTATTTGTGCATCTAGGGCAGTGTGCACCTCACCTGCAGCACAATGATGTCTCTACGTCTTAACGTCTGCGAGTGGGAGTTGTTGATGGAGCGGTGCATTAGGTTTATTATCTCTCACATCTCCTCGACTCTTCGATGTTCGCTGGGAAATGATGAGAACCACATTTGGCTGGGTAATGAGACACGTATAATGCATCCCATAAGTTGCGTGTTTGTCTGCGGAAAGCAAAATAACTGATATGTGATTTAATTGCTCGCTACAGGAGTGATTGCCTGTTTAATGAAACTCGACACAGAGTTGGTTACGAAAACACTGCGAGACGGGGCGGACTAATTTGCAAAATTCAGCCAAATTGATGTTGCCCTCGCATAAATAATGGTATCTTTGGGGGGttcaaagtaaatacatttttattttctgtttaatatttcTCTTCCGTGTCTGTTTGCCAACTTCTGAGACTCTGGGTGATGTGGAAGCCTTTTATAAGGGAAGGAAAAAGGTGTAAGAGCGGTGTAATCTCCATCACTGAGGTGTATCCAGATTGCATTTCCCCTCATAAAAAGTGGCCGCTGATTCAATTTTCACGGGGGAAATTTGCCTGATTAAATGTTTGCTAATGCTCGGCGAATAGATCCAGACCTTTGTGTCGGCTAATTGGAGAAACGCCAAAGCCAGGAAGGCCCATTAAAGATGCTGGAGGTGGTATTTATAGCCTGCTACCTTCTGCCTACGCACATTAACAAGCTGGCGGTGATGAGCAGGATTGCTGCAATTATTTCGCCCGTATGCTCATGCGTCCGATGCTTATGTTTCCCTGATTGCTGCTGAATAGCTCATCATGATAAATAATTGCACAGTAACTCATATTTGTGGGTCAGGGACATCAgccagaggagaaggagggataTTCTGCATGGGAAACAAACTGTTGGCCGACACAGGTTACTTTAAATCTTAGCTTGTCCTGCTTTGCACAGTGTTTACTCCAGCTGTCGGGTTGCATTATCCAGCACCTTGACATCTCTTTCTCCCAGTCATTGTGCTTCTCTgtaagctgttctgttctgtaggctcaTTCTataagtgtgaatctatatgCCTGTGCTTCATGGTCTGTATGGACGAGTCTTAGCCCCTTaaggtgtgtttctgttctgtCCATTACCCTCACTTAATTCCCCCTGGTGTTGGGTTCCTTCTCCTCCTGGGTCTGAGCTCTCTCTGCGTTCACATCACTCCTGGATAATGGATGCCGGTCCTCTCCACGTCTTTACATCTCTGGCTTTTTTCAACCACTTAGGGACTAGGGGATTAGTTTGAAGTATGATTCTGAGCAGTTCTTACAGGAGTCATCAGGTGTCACATTACTGTGTGTTGGTGAGGGGAGTGAGAGGTGTGAGAGGTGTGAGGGATGTGAAAGATGTGAGGGGTGTGAGGGATGTTCGTGGCATGTATAATGTCTGTGAGAAGGCTTGAGACTTCATCTGATTGCAGTGTTTgctctgtactgtatgttataGAGGCTCTCTTGTCCGTTCAATATCACCCTGTCTCCACGCAGCTTTTATATATCTGCACCCATGTTCGCTGTGAAACTACAATGGTTCTCATTCTGTCCCACACTCCACATCGCTTACTTACTGCTCCCAGGTCAGAGCCTTTCTTTTACTGACTCTCAGAAACATTTCCTCCCCCCCGATGGCCTTTTCTTCCCCACATTTTCCACACTCACTATCTCATGCTGGGCACTTGCCAGGAGCATTGTGCTTCCCCCCTTCGCATGGGCAACACTTGAAGCCCTCTGGTGGGCCGTGTCTCCTGCATCGACTCTCTCTCCGGCTGGCTGTTTCCTACCTCTCTTCGACGGTCTCAGCTGTGTCACACTCACTGTTGTTCCtgcttgtttatatttgcaatgGTTTTGAAGCTGCAGAAAAAGTCTGTACAGTTTGTTCTGGCTTCTTGACAAGGGGGAGGATAATGATACAAACACTAAATGCAAACAAATGGAATTGAATAATCACCTCAGCCATGGGTGTTATGGTGTTGGTCTTGCGGGAGCCGATGCGAAACTTGGCGGCCTTGTAGATCTTCCAGTAAACAAACAGCACGACGCAGAGCGGCAGGTAAAACGCTCCGAAGGTGGAGAAGATGGTGTAGGACGGCTCCTGGCTCACCTGGCACTTCATCCCCTCCGTGTAGGTCTCCCCCCAGCCGAACAGAGGAGACAGGGAGATGATGGACGACAGCAGCCAGGTGAGCGCGATCATCACGTTGGAGATCTTTTTCCGTGTCTTCAGAGTGTACTCCAGGTGCCTGGTGATGGACCAGTAGCGGTCCAGCGCGATAGCTGTCACATTCCAGATGCTGGCCGTGCAGCAGAGGACGTCGAAGGAGATCCAGACCTGGCACAGCACCCGGCCCAGCTTCCACAGCCGGCCGTTCAGCTCATGCACGAGGCTGAGCGGCATGACCAGGGCGGCCACCATGACGTCAGAGATGGCCATGGATGCTACGAGGTTGTGCGGCACCCGGTGGAAAGTCCTCACCCTCAGGATGGTCACCAGCACCAGCAGGTTCCACACAAACGTGGCCACCACCAGCATGGCCAGCAACGTGAGAGTGAGCACGCTGAAAACTGAGAAAGGCCGGTATATGTTTCCCCCGGGGTCATGACCGCCCAGAGCTCCACTGGAGTTGGCTGTCAGTGTGCTGGTGTTAGGATACGCCATGGTAGCTGCTCACGGCCCCGCAGCCGAGGGCCAAGAGGAGTCAGAGACAGTTCCTGCAGAGAGGGGATGCATCctgcagagagaagcaggagAAGGCATTTTAAAGAGGATGTATGaggcttattttcaggttcatatttgtatcttgtgACATTAATTGGAGCTTATTGAATTTGGATTAGAAGTTCACAGAGAGGCAAAgcatacaataaataaaatattccaaTACCTTTCACCATTTTTGTCATATATActcttaaacacacattattgGAATTATAAATCAAAAAGTCATCTTTcagcctgaaaccagagcccagtctactctgattggttagctgttgtgattggtcaatcgcttagagatgtcccgcccccaagcctatcacgtacaatgtgttggagcaatagccaataggagcgtgagtgtttcgtagtgatgtcactgtgttcctgaagtaaataaaggagtccaatggtcTGTTCCGCATCCCTGATTGGATTACATAATATACGCTGAAGGTTAAAGATGCCGTACTTGCTAATAGTTTGAACTCTGGTGTAAATGCACCGGATGAGCGCTTAAGTGATTTTTCTCACAATAGTAAAAAGCTTTTGAGTTTCTCTAACAGCCATCAAGCAACCCACCTACAACTTTCAAGTGCAATTCCATCTGCTGCTTAAAAGGCTCCAACATACTCAGAGGTCTCGAAAATACcataaatattcagtttcaTCAACCCACCGCTGTCCTTTGATTTGCATCAAAGTCAGACCCGTGTTGCAAAGTGAACGGTTTAAAGAGGCTCCTCTCACATTCCTCTGTGCAACATCGTGGAGTTAGCTGTTGTCTGCATTTCAGATTCACAAAAGGGAAGATTTGACATGCCAGCTTAATCAATACATCCACGGGAGCAGCTCTGGGAAGTTGCAGAGTCTAAACCACGACCCGCCGGAGCAGAAACACCATATTCAGAGTCTGTCAGCGGCATGGTGGTATCGATCTGTACCATTTACAACCTGCACAGTAACAAAtgaatggtaaatggacttgtacttatgtagcgctttatccagtctcttcgacccctcaaagcgctttacatactacatgtcattcaccccattcatacagagtAGTACACTTTTTGCTCTAGGtaactacctttcacacacgttggccatgccatcgggagcaaatcggGTTTatgtatcttgcccaaggatacatcgacatgttgactgctagggctgggatcgaacccacaacgtcgcagccacagtcgcccctgtggaaataaatgaacaacTTGCTAgctttccaacacattgtatgtgataggctaaggggcggtacATCgctaagctggttgaccaatcacaacagagccggccagctaaccaatcagagcagactgggctctggtttcagacagagggtgaaaagaggagctgcagcacaggcagtatgaggaaaataaagagctttctgaacattaaagcatggagacaccTGAACATGAGTATAATATGGACCCTGTAATAACCTAAATCAACTACAAACGTGTTCAAATTAAGAAATGCAGCGTTTTGTCCAGAAAGCTATGATTACTGACTCACAGAAGAATAATTTTACAGCAGCGTCACTGGGGGCAATAATGATTTCATGCCTGGTGTTTTGGAAAGCATATTTAGACAAGCCTGATTTAACACCGTCATAAGATGGTAATTATAATCATTAATTATCATTTCATACTTATAAATAAAACTCCTTCTAACAATCCTTCATGGATTTTGAGAAATCACAGTTTGTTTTACCTTGAACCAGTTTTACCCACGATCctcaatatatataatatcGTGTAATAATTCCAGTCGCTGTGGCGCTGGAACACGTCGATGTCTGGATGACTTATTCCCCAGGCCTCTGTGTGCAGTGTTCATAATGAGTGCGTATCATTTGTGGAAATAATTGTCTCTAATACCCCTCTTCCACGAAAAGCAGTTCCAGGGCCAGTGCCTGATTGCAAAGCAGTTTGTTCTGTTGGAATTGACTCGAATGTGACCAAACAATTATAACACAGCGGTAAACACTAACTAAGCGAAACTGTGTATTTTTACCTTACTTTGATGACCACCCATTTGCTATTATCATCGTTTTGCAAGCACACTGCTTCAAGTGTCCTTTTTATTATAGCAGCTTTCAGGTGCAAACAATACATGGGCTGCACAGGATACCATGTCAGACTATCCCAAGTACATCATAATGGATAATAGGCGGGTAAAATATGCCACAATATGGTTATAACAAGTGGTCAGATTAGCTTTGGTGGCTATGCTACCAGCACACGTAATATCAGGAACTTTAATAATGGAGATAAGATGCCAAACTGTGTCCATTCAATCTGATGCACATTCACTTAGGGGTGAATGTGCATCAGGGGACGCTGGTTGTGTGACAGTGGATGAACCACAATGGCAAACAGTTAACTGCAATTTAATCTGGCTTTGTGAGGTTAAAAGCAACATTCAATGGAGAAGGGGTATGATTTTGTTTGACTAGGACCTAATGAAAAGGATCGTATGCTTGTTGGACTTTAGGCTGCATTAATCAATCAGAACCTCCTCAGAATTAAAGGATGTTGATAAGAAGCTGCATACATACACAGTACACCCAGTGCGTTCTGTCAGAGCGATCTGCGCTCTATCAATCTCATCGATAGTCTTCGACAGGTCATCACAGTGACAGTTACGTCCCTGTCAGGTGCTGTATTTACGTGACATGTGACACTGTCTCTGAGCATCACAAACCATGCCCTCTGTAATCAAAGGGTCCAACCGAGcactctctgctccctcttctCCCAGCGCCTATTAACAAGCCTAATAGCCGTGAAATTTGACAACCATTGTGTAGGAAACAGGCAATCAAACATCCCCCGTTCCCTCCCTTAGAC from Eleginops maclovinus isolate JMC-PN-2008 ecotype Puerto Natales chromosome 21, JC_Emac_rtc_rv5, whole genome shotgun sequence carries:
- the htr5ab gene encoding 5-hydroxytryptamine (serotonin) receptor 5A, genome duplicate b, yielding MAYPNTSTLTANSSGALGGHDPGGNIYRPFSVFSVLTLTLLAMLVVATFVWNLLVLVTILRVRTFHRVPHNLVASMAISDVMVAALVMPLSLVHELNGRLWKLGRVLCQVWISFDVLCCTASIWNVTAIALDRYWSITRHLEYTLKTRKKISNVMIALTWLLSSIISLSPLFGWGETYTEGMKCQVSQEPSYTIFSTFGAFYLPLCVVLFVYWKIYKAAKFRIGSRKTNTITPMAEVKDEGHQPQMVFTVRHATVTFQTDGDTWREQKEKKAALMVGILIGVFVLCWIPFFITELIVPLCSCDIPPVWKSIFLWLGYSNSFFNPLIYTAFNKNYNNALRNLFSRQR